One part of the Vogesella sp. LIG4 genome encodes these proteins:
- the metK gene encoding methionine adenosyltransferase, with protein sequence MSEYLFTSESVSEGHPDKVADQISDAILDAILREDKYARVAAETLVNTGLAVLAGEITTTANVDYIKVARDTIKRIGYDSSELGFDYHGCAVLVGYDKQSPDIAQGVNEGQGLDLEQGAGDQGLMFGYACDETPTLMPFPIYYAHRLVQRQAELRKDGRLPWLRPDAKSQITCVYDSATGLPKRIDTVVLSTQHSPDIDHKILTEAVIEDIVKPVLPPEMLTAETKFLINPTGRFVIGGPMGDCGLTGRKIIVDTYGGAAPHGGGAFSGKDPSKVDRSAAYAGRYVAKNIVAAGLARQCQIQVSYAIGVAQPTSISVDTFGTNVVPNELIVELVKRHFDLRPKGIVQMLDLLRPIYAKTAAYGHFGREEPEFTWERTDKVEALRADAGL encoded by the coding sequence ATGAGCGAATATCTTTTTACCTCGGAATCGGTATCGGAAGGACATCCGGACAAAGTCGCCGACCAGATTTCGGACGCCATCCTGGATGCCATCCTGCGCGAGGACAAATACGCCCGCGTCGCTGCCGAGACACTGGTGAATACCGGTCTGGCCGTTCTGGCCGGCGAAATCACCACCACCGCCAATGTCGATTACATCAAGGTGGCACGTGACACCATCAAGCGCATCGGCTACGACAGCTCCGAGCTGGGCTTCGATTACCACGGCTGCGCCGTGCTGGTGGGCTACGACAAGCAGTCGCCGGACATCGCCCAGGGCGTGAACGAAGGCCAGGGCCTGGACCTGGAGCAGGGCGCCGGTGACCAGGGCCTGATGTTCGGCTACGCCTGCGACGAAACCCCGACGCTGATGCCGTTCCCGATCTACTACGCGCACCGCCTGGTGCAGCGTCAGGCCGAACTGCGCAAGGACGGCCGCCTGCCGTGGCTACGCCCGGATGCCAAGAGCCAGATCACCTGCGTGTACGATAGCGCCACCGGCCTGCCCAAGCGCATCGACACCGTGGTGCTGTCCACCCAGCACAGCCCGGACATCGATCACAAGATCTTGACCGAAGCCGTGATCGAGGACATCGTGAAGCCGGTGCTGCCGCCGGAAATGCTGACTGCCGAAACCAAGTTCCTGATCAACCCGACCGGCCGTTTCGTGATTGGCGGCCCGATGGGCGATTGCGGTCTGACCGGCCGCAAGATCATCGTGGATACCTACGGTGGTGCCGCACCGCACGGCGGTGGCGCCTTCTCCGGCAAGGACCCGTCCAAGGTTGACCGCTCCGCTGCCTACGCTGGCCGCTACGTGGCCAAGAACATCGTGGCCGCCGGCCTGGCGCGTCAGTGCCAGATCCAGGTTTCCTACGCCATCGGCGTGGCCCAGCCGACCTCGATTTCGGTGGATACCTTCGGCACCAACGTGGTGCCGAACGAGCTGATCGTGGAACTGGTGAAGCGTCACTTCGACCTGCGCCCGAAAGGCATCGTGCAGATGCTGGACCTGCTGCGTCCGATCTACGCCAAGACTGCCGCCTACGGCCACTTCGGCCGCGAAGAGCCGGAATTCACCTGGGAGCGTACCGACAAGGTAGAAGCGCTGCGCGCCGACGCCGGTCTGTAA
- a CDS encoding NADH-quinone oxidoreductase subunit J gives MSFQAVVFYILSAILIFAGLRVVTAKNPVHAALYLVLAFFTASGHWLLLQAEFLAIALVLVYVGAVTVLFLFVVMMLDINVEKLRAGFWSNFPQAATVALIMLAEIILVLSSPEAGLSKVQPAVDAMAKISNVRLLGGQLYTTYLLPFEAAAVILLVAMVAAIGITQRQRKDSKAIDPGVQVRVRRDDRVRIVKMDAVKPEVATASESNNEQQA, from the coding sequence ATGAGCTTTCAGGCTGTCGTTTTCTATATTCTGTCGGCGATCCTGATTTTCGCGGGTCTCCGCGTGGTCACGGCGAAAAACCCGGTACACGCTGCGCTGTACCTGGTGCTGGCTTTCTTTACCGCTTCCGGCCACTGGCTGCTGCTGCAGGCCGAGTTCCTGGCCATTGCACTGGTACTGGTGTACGTGGGGGCGGTAACCGTGCTGTTCCTGTTCGTGGTGATGATGCTCGACATCAACGTGGAGAAGTTGCGCGCCGGTTTCTGGTCCAACTTCCCGCAGGCTGCCACTGTGGCGCTGATCATGCTGGCCGAGATCATCCTGGTGCTGTCCAGCCCGGAAGCAGGCCTGTCCAAGGTACAGCCGGCGGTTGATGCCATGGCCAAGATCAGCAACGTCCGCCTGCTGGGCGGCCAGCTGTACACCACCTACCTGCTGCCGTTCGAAGCGGCTGCCGTGATCCTGCTGGTTGCCATGGTGGCTGCCATCGGTATCACCCAGCGTCAGCGCAAGGACAGCAAGGCGATTGATCCGGGGGTGCAGGTGCGTGTCCGTCGTGACGATCGCGTTCGCATCGTCAAGATGGATGCCGTGAAGCCGGAAGTGGCTACCGCATCCGAGTCCAATAACGAGCAACAGGCCTGA
- a CDS encoding NADH-quinone oxidoreductase subunit M — MFANTLSLVIWTPIVAGLLVLATGGDQRASIARWLALAGALAGFLVSLPLFTDFNTLHGGMQYVENKPWIESLGINYHLGVDGISMLFIVLNSFTTLMVVLAGWEVIQKRTAQYMAAFLIMSGLINGAFAALDAILFYVFFEGMLIPMYLIIGVWGGPRRVYASVKFFLYTLLGSLLMLVAFIYLYFQAGKTFEIAAFQALAKIPRDVQILLFVAFFLSFAVKVPMWPVHTWLPDAHVEAPTGGSMVLAAITLKIGAYGFLRFALPIVPDAALQLSPVIITLSLIAVVYIGLVALVQSDMKKLVAYSSISHMGFVTLGMFLFSGSQLNNWAVEGALVQMVSHGFVSAAMFFCIGVMYDRVHSRNIADYGGVANKMPIFAAFMMLFAMANSGLPATSGFVGEFMVIMGAVQVNFWVAGLAATTLIFGAAYTLWMYKRVIFGDVGNAHVAELSDVNKREFLVLAILALAVLGMGLYPQAFVEKMHLSVNDLIAHVAISKL, encoded by the coding sequence ATGTTTGCTAATACCTTGAGTCTGGTGATCTGGACTCCTATCGTGGCCGGCCTGCTGGTGCTGGCCACCGGGGGGGACCAGCGGGCGTCCATCGCGCGCTGGCTGGCCCTGGCTGGCGCACTGGCCGGCTTCCTGGTATCGCTGCCCTTGTTCACCGACTTCAACACGCTGCATGGCGGCATGCAGTATGTCGAGAACAAGCCGTGGATCGAATCGCTGGGTATCAACTACCACCTGGGCGTGGACGGCATCTCGATGCTGTTCATCGTGCTCAACAGTTTCACCACCCTGATGGTGGTGCTGGCTGGCTGGGAAGTGATCCAGAAACGCACTGCGCAGTACATGGCGGCGTTCCTGATCATGTCCGGCCTGATCAACGGTGCGTTCGCCGCGCTGGATGCCATCCTGTTCTACGTGTTCTTCGAGGGCATGCTGATCCCGATGTACCTGATCATCGGTGTCTGGGGTGGCCCGCGCCGCGTGTACGCGTCGGTGAAGTTCTTCCTGTACACCCTGCTGGGTTCCCTGCTGATGCTGGTAGCGTTCATCTACCTGTATTTCCAGGCTGGCAAGACCTTCGAGATCGCTGCCTTCCAGGCGCTGGCGAAGATCCCGCGTGACGTGCAGATCCTGCTGTTCGTGGCCTTCTTCCTGTCGTTCGCGGTGAAGGTGCCGATGTGGCCGGTGCACACCTGGTTGCCGGATGCCCACGTGGAAGCGCCGACCGGCGGTTCCATGGTACTGGCTGCCATCACCCTGAAGATCGGTGCCTACGGCTTCCTGCGGTTCGCGCTGCCCATCGTGCCGGATGCCGCGCTGCAGCTGTCCCCGGTGATTATTACCCTGTCGCTGATCGCGGTGGTGTACATCGGCCTGGTGGCTCTGGTGCAGAGCGACATGAAGAAACTGGTGGCTTACTCCTCCATTTCGCACATGGGCTTCGTGACCCTGGGCATGTTCCTGTTCTCCGGCAGCCAGCTCAACAACTGGGCGGTTGAAGGTGCACTGGTACAGATGGTGTCGCACGGTTTCGTTTCCGCCGCCATGTTCTTCTGTATCGGCGTGATGTATGACCGCGTGCACAGCCGCAACATCGCCGACTACGGTGGTGTGGCCAACAAGATGCCGATCTTCGCTGCTTTCATGATGCTGTTCGCCATGGCCAACTCCGGTCTGCCGGCTACCTCCGGCTTCGTGGGTGAATTCATGGTGATCATGGGTGCGGTGCAGGTGAACTTCTGGGTTGCCGGCCTGGCTGCCACCACCCTGATCTTCGGCGCCGCCTACACCCTGTGGATGTACAAGCGCGTGATCTTCGGTGATGTCGGCAACGCCCACGTGGCCGAGCTGTCCGACGTCAACAAGCGCGAATTCCTGGTACTGGCCATCCTGGCGCTTGCCGTACTGGGCATGGGTCTGTACCCGCAGGCTTTTGTCGAGAAGATGCACCTCTCCGTCAACGACCTGATCGCGCACGTTGCGATCAGCAAGCTCTAA
- a CDS encoding lysophospholipid acyltransferase family protein yields MTRLARVVLQALAALPLPLLHWLGSLMGGTMYWLSPKFRALMRANIANSKIAGSYQVSERLVKQSAAETGKGALELAIAWCRPPAYIDSLIKDCRGWEHVEAALAAGQGLIFVTPHLGSYDIAGRYICSRLPFPLTAMYRPPKQAWLEPIMNDGRQQGGTRTAPATPAGVRLLMKALKSGEATIILPDQVPGSGEGVWAPFFGKPAFTMSLLPRLAQMDNIAVLWFTGERLPRGQGFVVHITPQSQPFCGQREQDAAILNAEVQHLIARFPSQYLWSYNRYKRPAGAPPAPESV; encoded by the coding sequence ATGACTCGACTCGCACGTGTTGTTCTGCAGGCGCTCGCCGCCTTGCCGCTGCCGTTGCTACACTGGCTCGGCAGCCTGATGGGGGGCACCATGTACTGGTTGTCGCCCAAGTTTCGCGCACTCATGCGCGCAAACATTGCGAACAGTAAAATCGCTGGAAGTTATCAGGTTTCGGAACGCCTCGTCAAACAGAGCGCCGCCGAGACCGGCAAGGGCGCGCTGGAGTTGGCCATTGCCTGGTGCCGTCCACCCGCCTACATCGACAGCCTGATCAAGGACTGCCGGGGCTGGGAACACGTGGAAGCCGCGCTGGCCGCTGGCCAGGGCCTGATCTTCGTCACCCCGCACCTGGGCAGCTACGATATTGCCGGCCGCTACATCTGTTCGCGGCTGCCGTTCCCGCTTACCGCCATGTACCGTCCGCCCAAGCAGGCCTGGCTGGAGCCGATCATGAACGACGGCCGCCAGCAAGGCGGCACCCGCACTGCGCCGGCCACCCCAGCCGGGGTACGGCTGCTGATGAAGGCACTGAAATCCGGCGAAGCCACCATCATCCTGCCCGACCAGGTGCCGGGCAGCGGTGAAGGCGTGTGGGCACCGTTCTTCGGCAAGCCGGCCTTCACCATGAGCCTGCTGCCGCGCCTGGCGCAGATGGACAACATCGCCGTGCTGTGGTTTACCGGTGAGCGCCTGCCGCGCGGCCAGGGCTTCGTGGTGCACATCACGCCGCAAAGCCAGCCGTTCTGCGGCCAACGTGAGCAGGACGCCGCCATTCTCAACGCCGAAGTGCAGCACCTGATCGCCCGCTTCCCGTCCCAATATCTGTGGAGCTACAACCGCTACAAGCGCCCCGCCGGCGCCCCGCCCGCTCCCGAATCCGTCTGA
- a CDS encoding DUF2818 family protein, with protein METSVTVLLIVAFVAANLPFVSNRVAGIKQVAHKHFGWHLLELVALFLLLGGLARLLEGRLAPVHEQHWQFYVTAVALFLVFAFPGFVARYFWRKRGS; from the coding sequence GTGGAAACCAGCGTTACCGTTCTGCTGATCGTGGCCTTTGTTGCGGCCAACCTGCCTTTCGTCAGCAACCGCGTTGCCGGCATCAAGCAGGTAGCCCACAAGCACTTTGGCTGGCATCTGCTGGAACTGGTGGCGCTGTTCCTGCTGCTGGGCGGCCTGGCCCGCCTGCTGGAAGGGCGCCTGGCACCGGTGCACGAGCAACACTGGCAGTTTTACGTGACTGCCGTTGCCCTGTTCCTGGTGTTTGCCTTCCCCGGCTTCGTGGCACGCTACTTCTGGCGCAAGCGCGGCAGCTGA
- the nuoK gene encoding NADH-quinone oxidoreductase subunit NuoK, protein MLTLTHFLVLAGILFAISVLGIFLNRKNLIVLLMALELMLLAVNYNFIAFSHYLSDSAGQIFVFFILTVAAAESAIGLAILVVLFRNLNSINVEDLGSLKG, encoded by the coding sequence GTGCTTACACTGACTCACTTCCTGGTGCTGGCCGGCATCCTGTTCGCCATCAGCGTGCTGGGTATTTTCCTGAACCGGAAAAACCTCATCGTGCTGTTGATGGCGCTCGAATTGATGCTGCTCGCGGTGAACTACAACTTCATCGCCTTCTCGCACTACCTGTCCGATTCGGCAGGGCAGATTTTCGTCTTCTTCATCCTCACCGTGGCGGCCGCCGAATCGGCGATCGGCCTGGCGATCCTGGTGGTTCTGTTCCGTAACCTGAACAGCATCAACGTGGAAGACTTGGGCAGCCTCAAAGGCTAA
- the nuoN gene encoding NADH-quinone oxidoreductase subunit NuoN, with amino-acid sequence MNWADLNLMPALPEMFLLGALLVILMLDLFVTDEKRAITYGLSLVTLAVTAFLQIKIFEPTVVYTFSGMFVEDPLAGIVKIAMYGVTASVLVYTRQYVADRGMFKGEYFTLSLFALLGMNFMVSASNFVSLYLGLELLSLSLYSLIALQRDSARATESAMKYFVLGALASGLLLYGMSMLYGATGTLDLAQIAKVIASGKANETLLVFGLVFVVAGLAFKLGAVPFHMWIPDVYHGAPTALTLMIGAAPKLAAFVFVLRILVQGLGAMVADWQSMLIILSVLSMAIGNITAIAQTNLKRMLAYSTISHMGFLLLGLIAGNPEGYSASMFYAIVYVLTSMVGFGILLGLSRAGFECETLDDLKGLNSRNSWYALLMLLALFSMAGIPPLAGFYAKFAVIQAIVDVKLVWLAVVAVMMSLIGAFYYLRAVKVMYFDEVQDNSPIGMAGDMKLVLSVNAVALLVLGVMPERLVAMCIEAMKQSLTSL; translated from the coding sequence ATGAATTGGGCTGATCTCAACCTGATGCCGGCATTGCCCGAGATGTTTCTGCTCGGAGCATTGCTGGTCATCCTGATGCTGGATCTGTTTGTAACGGACGAGAAGCGCGCCATCACCTACGGCCTGTCCCTGGTGACCCTGGCGGTGACTGCCTTCCTGCAGATCAAGATTTTCGAACCGACAGTTGTCTACACCTTCAGCGGCATGTTCGTTGAAGACCCGCTGGCAGGCATCGTCAAGATCGCCATGTACGGCGTCACCGCTTCGGTACTGGTGTATACCCGCCAGTACGTGGCCGACCGCGGCATGTTCAAGGGCGAATACTTCACCCTGAGCCTGTTTGCACTGCTGGGCATGAACTTCATGGTGTCCGCCAGCAACTTCGTCAGCCTGTACCTGGGCCTGGAGCTGCTGTCGCTGTCGCTGTACTCGCTGATCGCGCTGCAGCGTGACTCCGCGCGTGCCACCGAATCGGCGATGAAGTACTTCGTGCTGGGCGCGCTGGCTTCCGGCCTGCTGCTGTATGGCATGTCCATGCTGTACGGTGCTACCGGTACCCTGGATCTGGCGCAGATTGCCAAGGTGATTGCCAGCGGCAAGGCCAACGAGACACTGCTGGTATTCGGCCTGGTGTTCGTGGTGGCGGGTCTGGCGTTCAAACTGGGTGCCGTTCCGTTCCACATGTGGATTCCGGACGTGTACCACGGTGCACCGACCGCGCTGACACTGATGATCGGTGCCGCGCCGAAGCTGGCCGCTTTCGTGTTCGTGCTGCGCATCCTGGTGCAGGGCCTGGGCGCGATGGTTGCCGACTGGCAGAGCATGCTGATCATCCTGTCGGTACTGTCGATGGCTATCGGTAACATCACCGCCATTGCCCAGACCAACCTCAAGCGCATGCTGGCGTACTCCACCATCTCGCACATGGGCTTCCTGCTGCTGGGCCTGATCGCCGGCAACCCGGAAGGCTATTCCGCGTCGATGTTCTACGCCATCGTGTACGTGCTGACCTCCATGGTGGGCTTCGGCATCCTGCTGGGCCTGTCCCGTGCCGGCTTCGAGTGCGAAACCCTGGACGATCTGAAGGGCCTGAACAGCCGCAACAGCTGGTACGCGCTGCTGATGCTGCTGGCACTGTTCTCCATGGCCGGTATTCCGCCGCTGGCTGGCTTCTACGCCAAGTTCGCGGTGATCCAGGCTATCGTCGACGTGAAGCTGGTATGGCTGGCCGTGGTTGCGGTGATGATGTCGCTGATCGGTGCCTTCTACTATCTGCGTGCGGTTAAGGTGATGTACTTCGACGAAGTGCAGGACAACAGCCCGATCGGCATGGCAGGCGACATGAAACTGGTGCTGTCCGTCAACGCCGTGGCACTGCTGGTGCTGGGCGTGATGCCGGAACGCCTGGTGGCCATGTGCATCGAAGCGATGAAGCAGTCGCTCACCAGCCTGTAA
- the ahcY gene encoding adenosylhomocysteinase produces the protein MADFNDYVVADINLADWGRKELNIAETEMPGLMATRKEYQHAQPLRGARIAGSLHMTVQTAVLIETLTALGAEVRWASCNIFSTQDHAAAAIAAANIPVFAFKGESLDEYWEFSHKIFEWPEGQPANMILDDGGDATLLLMLGSKAEKDLGVISHPSNEEETALFAAIKRYLAIDPQWYSKRLQHIRGVTEETTTGVHRLYQLEKDGALPFPAFNVNDSVTKSKFDNLYGCRESLVDGIKRATDVMIAGKVAVVLGYGDVGKGCAQSLRGLGATVWVTEIDPICALQAAMEGYRVVRMDEICDQADIFVTTTGNVGVITHEHMKRMRNNAIVCNIGHFDSEIEVASLRQYQWENIKPQVDHIIFPDGKRIILLAEGRLVNLGCATGHPSFVMSNSFTNQVLAQIEIFANGSQYEKKVYVLPKHLDEKVARLHLERIGARLTELSDQQAAYISVPKDGPYKPAHYRY, from the coding sequence ATGGCTGACTTCAACGACTACGTTGTTGCCGATATCAACCTGGCCGACTGGGGCCGCAAAGAACTCAATATCGCCGAAACCGAAATGCCGGGCCTGATGGCGACCCGCAAGGAATACCAGCACGCACAGCCGCTGCGTGGCGCCCGCATCGCCGGCTCGCTGCACATGACCGTGCAGACCGCCGTGCTGATCGAGACTCTGACCGCGCTGGGCGCCGAAGTGCGCTGGGCGTCGTGCAACATCTTCTCCACCCAGGACCACGCTGCCGCTGCCATCGCTGCGGCCAACATCCCGGTATTCGCCTTCAAGGGCGAGAGCCTGGACGAGTACTGGGAATTCAGCCACAAGATCTTCGAATGGCCGGAAGGTCAGCCGGCGAACATGATCCTGGACGACGGCGGCGACGCCACCCTGCTGCTGATGCTGGGCAGCAAGGCCGAAAAGGATCTGGGCGTGATCAGCCACCCGAGCAACGAGGAAGAAACCGCGCTGTTCGCCGCCATCAAGCGCTACCTCGCCATCGATCCGCAGTGGTACTCCAAGCGCCTGCAGCACATCCGCGGTGTTACCGAGGAAACCACCACCGGCGTACACCGCCTGTACCAGCTGGAAAAGGACGGCGCGCTGCCGTTCCCGGCATTCAACGTCAACGACTCGGTAACCAAGTCCAAGTTCGACAACCTGTACGGCTGCCGCGAATCGCTGGTGGACGGCATCAAGCGCGCCACTGACGTGATGATCGCCGGCAAGGTGGCAGTAGTGCTGGGCTACGGCGATGTGGGCAAGGGTTGTGCACAGAGCCTGCGCGGCCTGGGTGCCACCGTGTGGGTAACCGAAATCGACCCGATCTGCGCACTGCAGGCGGCGATGGAAGGCTACCGCGTGGTACGCATGGATGAAATCTGCGACCAGGCCGACATCTTCGTGACCACCACCGGCAACGTCGGCGTGATCACCCACGAGCACATGAAGCGCATGCGCAACAACGCCATCGTGTGCAATATCGGCCACTTCGACAGCGAAATCGAAGTTGCCTCGCTGCGCCAGTACCAGTGGGAAAACATCAAGCCGCAGGTGGATCACATCATCTTCCCGGACGGCAAGCGCATCATCCTGCTGGCTGAAGGCCGCCTGGTGAACCTGGGCTGCGCCACCGGCCACCCGAGCTTCGTGATGTCCAACTCCTTCACCAACCAGGTGTTGGCGCAGATCGAAATCTTCGCCAACGGCAGCCAGTACGAGAAGAAAGTCTACGTACTGCCCAAGCACCTGGACGAGAAGGTGGCCCGCCTGCACCTGGAGCGCATCGGCGCCCGCCTGACCGAGCTGTCCGACCAGCAGGCCGCCTACATCAGCGTGCCGAAGGACGGCCCATATAAGCCGGCACACTATCGTTATTGA
- a CDS encoding lipid A biosynthesis lauroyl acyltransferase translates to MKLALAFLWLLRLLPLPIIHALAWLLGQLVYLLAKERRRVGLINLRLCFPDMSPQAHRQLIRRHCVEMMKLMLEYGVVWWSSPERLRRLVEIRGLDNLTRLREAGEDVILFYPHFVSFEICALRLNLEVPLVSVYSHQKNKTLDAQFYQGRNRFDNAYIVSRQESLRSIIKAMRKEHTPFLYLPDQDFGPRDSVFVKFFATDAATITGLSRIASLARAKVVPAIARREGSKFVLDIHPPLENFPSDDLTADTRAMNAFLEQRILEAPEQYFWLHKRFKTRPPGQPKLY, encoded by the coding sequence ATGAAACTAGCACTGGCCTTTTTGTGGCTGCTGCGCCTGTTGCCCCTGCCCATCATCCACGCCCTGGCCTGGCTGCTTGGCCAGCTGGTCTACCTGTTGGCCAAGGAGCGCCGCCGCGTCGGCCTGATCAACCTGCGGCTGTGCTTTCCGGATATGAGCCCGCAGGCACACCGCCAGCTGATCCGCCGCCACTGCGTGGAAATGATGAAGTTGATGCTGGAGTACGGCGTGGTGTGGTGGTCGTCGCCAGAGCGCCTGCGCCGGCTGGTGGAGATTCGCGGCCTGGACAACCTGACCCGCCTGCGCGAAGCCGGCGAGGATGTGATCCTGTTCTACCCGCACTTCGTCTCCTTCGAAATCTGCGCACTGCGCCTGAACCTGGAGGTGCCGCTGGTCAGCGTCTACTCGCATCAGAAGAACAAGACGCTGGACGCACAGTTCTACCAGGGCCGCAACCGCTTCGACAACGCCTACATCGTGTCGCGCCAGGAAAGCCTGCGCAGCATCATCAAGGCGATGCGCAAGGAGCACACGCCCTTCCTGTACCTGCCGGACCAGGACTTCGGCCCGCGTGATTCGGTATTCGTGAAGTTCTTCGCCACCGACGCCGCCACCATTACCGGCCTGTCGCGCATTGCTTCGCTGGCCCGCGCCAAAGTGGTACCGGCCATTGCCCGCCGCGAAGGCAGCAAATTCGTGCTGGACATCCACCCGCCGCTGGAAAACTTTCCCAGCGACGACCTGACCGCCGACACCCGCGCCATGAACGCTTTCCTGGAGCAGCGCATCCTGGAAGCACCGGAGCAGTATTTCTGGCTGCACAAGCGCTTCAAGACCCGCCCGCCCGGCCAGCCCAAGCTGTACTGA
- the nuoL gene encoding NADH-quinone oxidoreductase subunit L → MDMKSLYLLIALSPLVGSLIAGLFGWAIGRRAAHVVTILGVAVSAVLSIGVLKGFLDGSAHVFNGPVYTWLTVGGYEFSVGFLVDSLTAMMLVVVTFVSLMVHIYTIGYMQEDPGYQRFFSYISLFTFSMLMLVMSNNFIQLFFGWEAVGLVSYLLIGFWFKRPTAIFANLKAFLVNRVGDFGFLLGIGLVLAYFGGSLNYADVFAAAPALANKTISLIPGTQWSLLSVTCILLFIGAMGKSAQFPLHVWLPDSMEGPTPISALIHAATMVTAGIFMVSRMSPLFEMSDTALNVVMTAGAITALFMGFLGVVQNDIKRVVAYSTLSQLGYMTVALGASAYSVAMFHVMTHAFFKALLFLGAGSVIMGMHHDQDMRNMGGLRKYMPITWITSLLGSLALIGTPFFSGFYSKDSIIEAVHASHLSAAGFAYFAVIAGVFVTAFYSFRMYFLVFHGKERWMQNHGEHAHHGDHDDEEPSDDHHHGLGPNDKPHESPWVVTLPLVLLAIPSVLIGFFAIDPLLYGDFFKGVIHINHELHPALEEMGHEFHGPVAMAMHALSSLPFWLAAAGVAVAWFFYMKAPQIPAAIKQKFAPVHTLLENKYYLDEIYFAVFAKGSRLLGTFFWKVGDMLLIDGLLVNGSARLVAFFSSVVRKLQTGFIYSYAAIMIVGVLVLMTYWLKPLILR, encoded by the coding sequence ATGGATATGAAGAGCTTATACCTGCTGATCGCGCTCTCACCGCTGGTGGGGTCGCTTATTGCAGGCCTGTTTGGCTGGGCGATTGGTCGCCGTGCTGCCCACGTTGTGACGATTCTCGGCGTGGCGGTATCGGCGGTACTGTCGATCGGAGTACTGAAGGGCTTCCTTGATGGCAGCGCTCATGTATTCAACGGCCCTGTGTACACCTGGCTGACGGTAGGGGGGTATGAATTCTCCGTCGGCTTCCTGGTGGATTCGCTGACCGCGATGATGCTGGTCGTGGTGACCTTCGTGTCGCTGATGGTGCATATCTACACCATCGGCTACATGCAGGAAGATCCGGGCTACCAGCGCTTCTTCAGCTACATCTCGCTGTTCACCTTCTCCATGCTGATGCTGGTGATGTCCAACAACTTCATCCAGCTGTTCTTCGGCTGGGAAGCGGTTGGTCTGGTGTCCTACCTGCTGATCGGCTTCTGGTTCAAGCGTCCGACCGCGATCTTCGCCAACCTGAAGGCGTTCCTGGTGAACCGCGTGGGTGACTTCGGTTTCCTGCTGGGTATCGGCCTGGTGCTGGCCTACTTCGGCGGTTCGCTGAACTACGCCGACGTGTTCGCTGCGGCTCCGGCCCTGGCAAACAAGACCATCAGCCTGATCCCGGGCACCCAGTGGTCGCTGCTGTCGGTAACCTGCATCCTGCTGTTCATCGGCGCGATGGGTAAATCGGCACAGTTCCCGCTGCACGTGTGGCTGCCGGACTCCATGGAAGGCCCGACCCCGATCTCGGCACTGATTCACGCCGCGACCATGGTGACCGCCGGTATCTTCATGGTGTCGCGCATGAGCCCGCTGTTCGAGATGTCCGATACTGCGCTGAACGTGGTCATGACTGCCGGTGCCATCACCGCGCTGTTCATGGGCTTCCTCGGTGTGGTGCAGAACGACATCAAGCGCGTGGTGGCTTACTCCACCCTGTCGCAGCTGGGTTACATGACCGTGGCGCTGGGCGCTTCCGCCTACTCGGTGGCCATGTTCCACGTGATGACCCACGCTTTCTTCAAGGCCCTGCTGTTCCTCGGCGCCGGTTCCGTGATCATGGGCATGCACCATGATCAGGACATGCGCAATATGGGCGGCTTGCGCAAGTACATGCCGATTACCTGGATCACTTCGCTGCTGGGTTCGCTGGCGCTGATCGGTACCCCGTTCTTCTCCGGCTTCTACTCGAAGGACTCCATCATCGAGGCGGTGCATGCTTCGCACCTGTCGGCTGCCGGTTTTGCCTACTTCGCCGTTATCGCCGGCGTGTTCGTGACCGCGTTCTACTCCTTCCGCATGTACTTCCTGGTTTTCCATGGCAAGGAACGCTGGATGCAGAACCATGGCGAGCATGCTCACCACGGTGACCACGACGATGAAGAGCCGTCCGATGACCATCATCACGGTCTGGGCCCGAACGACAAACCGCACGAAAGCCCGTGGGTGGTAACCCTGCCGCTGGTGCTGCTGGCGATTCCGTCGGTACTGATCGGCTTCTTCGCCATCGATCCGCTGCTGTACGGTGACTTCTTCAAGGGTGTGATTCACATCAATCACGAACTGCACCCGGCACTGGAAGAAATGGGTCACGAGTTCCACGGCCCGGTGGCCATGGCCATGCACGCGCTGTCCAGCCTGCCGTTCTGGTTGGCCGCAGCCGGCGTTGCCGTTGCCTGGTTCTTCTACATGAAGGCGCCGCAGATTCCGGCCGCCATCAAGCAGAAGTTCGCCCCGGTGCACACCCTGCTGGAAAACAAGTACTACCTGGACGAGATCTACTTCGCCGTATTCGCCAAGGGTTCGCGCCTGTTGGGTACCTTCTTCTGGAAGGTGGGCGACATGCTGCTGATCGACGGCCTGCTGGTTAACGGCAGCGCCCGCCTGGTGGCTTTCTTCTCCAGCGTGGTTCGCAAGCTGCAGACCGGTTTCATCTACAGCTACGCCGCCATCATGATCGTTGGCGTGCTGGTGCTGATGACCTACTGGTTGAAGCCGCTGATCCTGCGCTAA